A window from Falco naumanni isolate bFalNau1 chromosome 3, bFalNau1.pat, whole genome shotgun sequence encodes these proteins:
- the SF3A3 gene encoding splicing factor 3A subunit 3, giving the protein METILEQQRRYHEERERLMDVMVKEMLTKKSTLRDQINSDHRTRAMQDRYMEVSGNLRDLYDDKDGLRKEELSAISGPNEFAEFYNRLKQIKEFHRKHPNEICVPMSVEFEELLKARDNPSEEAQNLVEFTDEEGYGRYLDLHDCYLKYINLKSSEKLDYITYLSTFDQLFDIPKERKNAEYKRYLEMLLEYLQDYTDRVKPLLDQNELFGKIQTEFEKKWENGTFPGWPKETSSALTHAGAHLDLSAFSSWEELASLGLDRLKSALLALGLKCGGTLEERAQRLFSTKGKSLEALDPSLFAKNPKTKGSKRDTERNKDLAFLEAQIYEYVEVLGEQRHLTHENVQRKQARTGEEREEEEEEQISESESEDEENEIIYNPKNLPLGWDGKPIPYWLYKLHGLNINYNCEICGNYTYRGPKAFQRHFAEWRHAHGMRCLGIPNTAHFANVTQIEDAVSLWAKLKQQKASERWQPDTEEEYEDSSGNVVNKKTYEDLKRQGLL; this is encoded by the exons aTGGAGACGATCCTGGAGCAGCAGCGGCGTTATCACGAGGAGCGGGAGCGGCTCATGGACGTGATGGTGAAGGAGATGCTCACCAAGAAGTCCACG ctccGCGACCAGATCAACTCGGACCACCGGACACGGGCCATGCAGGAC aggTACATGGAGGTGAGCGGCAACCTGAGAGACCTGTACGACGACAAGGACGG CTTACGGAAGGAAGAACTCAGTGCCATTTCAGGGCCAAATGAATTTGCAGAATTCTACAACAGATTGAAACAAATTAAGGAATTTCACCGGAAGCACCCAAATGAG ATCTGTGTTCCGATGTCAGTGGAGTTTGAGGAACTGTTGAAGGCCAGAGATAACCCGAGTGAAGAAGCTCAAA ATCTGGTGGAGTTCACAGATGAAGAAGGATATGGACGATACTTAGATCTGCATGACTGTTACCTCAAGTACATTAATCTCAAATCGTCAGAG AAATTGGATTATATCACTTACTTATCCACATTTGACCAACTCTTCGATATTcccaaggagagaaaaaatgctgaatataAGAG GTACCTTGAAATGCTTCTTGAGTATCTGCAGGATTACACCGATCGTGTGAAACCGTTACTGGACCAGAATGAACTTTTTGGGAAAATTCAAACTGAGTTTGAGAAGAAGTGGGAAAACGGAACATTCCCTGGCTGGCCG AAAGAGACCAGCAGTGCTCTCACTCACGCTGGAGCCCACCTGGACCTCTCAGCATTTTCCTCTTGGGAG GAATTGGCCTCCCTGGGACTGGACAGGTTAAAATCAGCTTTACTGGCCCTGGGACTAAAATGTGGCGG TACTCTGGAAGAGCGTGCTCAGAGACTTTTTAGCACTAAAGGCAAATCCCTAGAAGCACTTGATCCTTCCTTGTTTGCTAAGAATCCAAAgacaaaaggaagcaaaag AgacactgaaagaaataaagatctTGCATTCCTGGAAGCTCAGATTTATGAGTATGTAGAAGTTCTTGGG GAACAGAGACACCTTACTCACGAGAACGTGCAGCGTAAGCAAGCGCGGACAGGGGAAgagcgggaggaggaggaagaagagcagaTCAGTGAGAGTGAGagtgaagatgaagaaaatgaaataatttataatcCTAAAAACCTGCCTCTTGGTTGGGATGGCAAG CCAATCCCATACTGGTTGTATAAATTACATGGTTTAAACATCAACTACAATTGTGAGATTTGTGGTAACTACACCTACCGAGGGCCCAAAGCTTTCCAGCGTCACTTTGCA GAGTGGCGACACGCTCACGGAATGAGATGCCTGGGCATTCCCAACACTGCGCATTTTGCCAACGTCACACAGATTGAGGATGCGGTGTCCT TGTGGgcaaaactgaaacaacagAAGGCTTCAGAGAGATGGCAGCCTGATACAGAG GAGGAATACGAGGATTCCAGTGGGAACGTCGTGAATAAGAAGACCTATGAAGACCTGAAACGTCAAGGGTTGCTGTAG
- the LOC121085006 gene encoding uncharacterized protein LOC121085006 translates to MKMAGHRWLDPPVQGLLLCILALHLCAQDPFATAENTTIANASVAANASVAANASVAANASVAANASVAANASVAANASVAANASVAANASVAANASVAANASVAANASVNSTVETLLTCQSFQCSGERCYQDGAHANKTVTCHNETYCELYRSSSTNYTARCSSSCSTEMCRTNNSVSTQQCALDCCASSLCLQLNASSYGDLPAATVLPATTTATTPRAPPRNGKVCAAFSCHGDGCFKGKKTVARCAVGHNFCEMKKMGLNYMAGCSKACKAAKPVCAGGVKAACYQECCPATLKASCLRLDGKVHVSSAGQVTLAPLLKLMACGVVLLLNYRVSASLRG, encoded by the exons ATGAAGATGGCAGGTCACCGGTGGCTCGACCCCCCTGTTCAAG GCCTACTGCTCTGCATCTTGGCTCTGCACCTCTGCGCCCAGGACCCTTTTGCCACAGCAG AGAACACCACAATCGCCAACGCCTCGGTGGCCGCCAACGCCTCGGTGGCCGCCAACGCCTCGGTGGCCGCCAACGCCTCGGTGGCCGCCAACGCCTCGGTGGCCGCCAACGCCTCGGTGGCCGCCAACGCCTCGGTGGCCGCCAACGCCTCGGTGGCCGCCAACGCCTCGGTGGCCGCCAACGCCTCGGTGGCCGCCAACGCCTCGGTGGCCGCCAACGCCTCTGTGAACAGTACAGTTGAAACACTG CTCACTTGCCAGAGCTTTCAGTGCTCTGGGGAGAGGTGTTACCAGGATGGAGCCCACGCCAACAAAACTGTGACCTGCCATAATGAGACTTACTGTGAG CTTTATCGTTCCTCCAGCACAAACTACACAGCCAGGTGCAGCAGCTCGTGCAGCACAGAGATGTGCAGGACCAACAACAGCGTGAGCACACAGCAGTGCGCCCTGGATTGCTGtgcctcctccctctgcctgcagctcaaCGCCAGCTCCTACG GTGACCTGCCAGCTGCCACTGTGCTGCCCGCCACCACCACGGCCACCACACCCCGAGCTCCCCCCAGAAAC GGGAAAGTGTGTGCAGCGTTCTCCTGTCACGGGGACGGATGTTTCAAAGGCAAGAAGACTGTTGCTAGATGTGCTGTCGGGCACAACTTCTGCGAG aTGAAGAAGATGGGCTTGAATTACATGGCGGGATGTAGCAAAGCTTGCAAGGCTGCCAAACCAGTCTGTGCTGGTGGGGTGAAGGCTGCCTGTTACCAGGAGTGCTGCCCAGCTACCCTGAAAGCTAGCTGCCTGCGACTGGATGGCAAAGTGCACGTCAGTAGCGCTGGGCAGGTGACGCTGGCCCCGCTGCTGAAGCTCATGGCCTGTGGTGTGGTCCTTCTCCTGAATTACAGGGTCTCTGCTTCCCTCCGGGGGTAA